One window from the genome of Labilithrix sp. encodes:
- a CDS encoding DEAD/DEAH box helicase has product MGWDDLRAPASLREAIAAPGRHVFAAVVVSASMMPLGRRRGVRVVLRDGGDETCKLHAFWFFTAHGVLAVAKPGAKLIVVGKVVVEPPPSKKPPRTAHPDLFPDAPETRVVRPRYPRLGPKGAILRKAIATAATVDADPLPAAIAAREGMPPAEEVLRRMHALGGDAPADADRRAFVERLAWAEAFTKAWERLDAEEGLAGKRAPALPPAAATVKKLERALGFAFTKDQREAIATVAADLASDRPMRRLLLGDVGTGKTAVALAAVAQAVKAGKQAAILAPTTVLAEQYMAAVRPLEAATGARAVLVSAGATERREGERALARREAAVAIGTHALLGAGVALPDLALVVVDEQQRLGVGQRLALVHKGARERTRPHLLTLSATPIPRTFALALRGELATTTLRERPAGRPPVATALAPRSAEAAVVRLVEETTLRGERVFWVVPRIEDTGEDEDTDELASLEARALALKLAVKGVGVIHGRMKPAEKRAAMQAFRDGETPLLVGTTVIEVGVDVPEATLIVIEDAQQFGLAQLHQLRGRVGRGSIAGACVLLHEEPLEGLARARLERLAALSSGEEVAKADLELRGSGDLGGTRQHGEEEELVYLDPADPWPWLERVESDARAIRAADKKLAAPEHRVLGSIVAKLRRALAVREEAG; this is encoded by the coding sequence GTGGGCTGGGACGACCTCCGCGCACCGGCGTCGCTCCGCGAGGCGATCGCGGCGCCGGGGCGGCACGTCTTCGCCGCCGTCGTCGTGAGCGCGTCGATGATGCCGCTCGGCCGCCGCCGCGGCGTCCGCGTGGTGCTCCGCGACGGAGGCGACGAAACGTGCAAATTGCACGCGTTCTGGTTCTTCACCGCGCACGGCGTCCTCGCGGTCGCGAAGCCGGGGGCGAAGCTGATCGTCGTCGGCAAGGTCGTCGTCGAGCCGCCGCCCTCGAAGAAGCCGCCGCGGACCGCGCACCCGGACCTGTTCCCCGACGCGCCGGAGACGCGCGTCGTGCGGCCGCGTTACCCGCGGCTCGGGCCGAAGGGCGCGATCTTGCGGAAGGCGATCGCGACGGCGGCGACGGTCGACGCGGATCCGCTGCCGGCCGCGATCGCCGCGCGCGAGGGGATGCCGCCGGCGGAGGAGGTGCTCCGCCGGATGCACGCGCTCGGCGGCGACGCGCCGGCGGACGCAGACCGGCGCGCGTTCGTCGAGCGGCTCGCGTGGGCGGAGGCGTTCACGAAGGCGTGGGAGCGGCTCGACGCGGAGGAGGGGCTCGCGGGGAAGCGGGCGCCCGCGCTGCCGCCGGCGGCGGCGACGGTGAAGAAGCTCGAGCGCGCGCTCGGGTTCGCGTTCACGAAGGATCAGCGGGAGGCGATCGCGACGGTGGCGGCGGACCTCGCGTCGGACCGGCCGATGCGGCGCCTCCTCCTCGGCGACGTGGGGACGGGGAAGACCGCGGTCGCGCTCGCGGCCGTCGCGCAGGCGGTGAAGGCGGGCAAGCAGGCGGCGATCCTCGCGCCGACGACGGTGCTCGCGGAGCAGTACATGGCGGCGGTGCGCCCGCTCGAGGCCGCGACCGGCGCGCGCGCGGTGCTCGTCTCGGCGGGCGCGACCGAGCGGAGGGAAGGGGAGCGCGCGCTCGCGCGGCGGGAGGCGGCGGTCGCGATCGGGACGCACGCGCTCCTCGGCGCCGGGGTCGCGCTGCCGGACCTGGCGCTCGTCGTCGTCGACGAGCAGCAGCGGCTCGGCGTCGGGCAGCGCCTCGCGCTCGTGCACAAGGGCGCGCGGGAGCGGACGCGGCCGCACCTGCTCACGCTGAGCGCGACGCCGATCCCGCGCACCTTCGCGCTCGCGCTGCGGGGGGAGCTCGCGACGACGACGCTGCGGGAGCGGCCCGCGGGGCGGCCGCCGGTCGCGACCGCGCTCGCGCCGCGGTCCGCGGAGGCCGCGGTGGTGCGGCTCGTGGAGGAGACGACGCTCCGCGGCGAGCGGGTCTTCTGGGTCGTCCCGCGGATCGAGGATACGGGGGAGGACGAGGATACCGACGAGCTCGCCTCGCTCGAGGCGCGGGCGCTCGCGCTGAAGCTGGCGGTGAAGGGGGTCGGCGTCATCCACGGCCGCATGAAGCCGGCGGAGAAGCGCGCCGCGATGCAGGCGTTCCGCGACGGAGAGACGCCGCTCCTGGTGGGGACGACCGTGATCGAGGTCGGCGTCGACGTGCCGGAGGCGACGCTGATCGTCATCGAGGACGCACAGCAGTTCGGGCTCGCGCAGCTCCATCAGCTCCGCGGCCGCGTCGGACGCGGGAGCATCGCCGGCGCGTGCGTGCTGCTCCACGAGGAGCCGCTCGAGGGCCTCGCGCGCGCGCGTCTCGAGCGGCTCGCGGCGCTCTCGTCGGGCGAGGAGGTCGCGAAGGCGGACCTCGAGCTCCGCGGCTCCGGCGACCTCGGCGGCACGCGGCAGCACGGTGAGGAAGAGGAGCTCGTCTACCTCGACCCCGCCGACCCGTGGCCGTGGCTCGAACGCGTGGAGTCCGACGCCCGCGCGATCCGCGCCGCCGACAAGAAGCTCGCCGCGCCGGAGCACCGCGTCCTCGGCTCCATCGTCGCCAAGCTCCGCCGCGCGCTCGCCGTCCGCGAAGAGGCGGGGTAA
- the greA gene encoding transcription elongation factor GreA produces the protein MPVEKNPITPEGAQKLRDELHRRKTVDRPQISQMIAEARAHGDLSENAEYHAAREKGGFNEGRIKELEDKLARAEIIDPTKLSGDKVAFGATVKLLNTATDEEVTYRILGADEADISQGSIAVTAPIAKSLLGKEVGDEVKIRTPNGERTYEILEVEFK, from the coding sequence ATGCCGGTCGAGAAGAACCCCATCACCCCCGAGGGCGCCCAGAAGCTTCGCGACGAGCTCCATCGGCGCAAGACCGTCGACCGGCCGCAGATCAGCCAGATGATCGCCGAGGCGCGCGCACATGGCGACCTGAGCGAAAACGCCGAATATCACGCTGCTCGCGAAAAAGGCGGCTTCAACGAAGGTCGGATCAAGGAGCTCGAGGACAAGCTCGCGCGCGCCGAGATCATCGATCCGACGAAGCTGTCCGGCGACAAGGTCGCCTTCGGCGCGACGGTGAAGCTCCTCAACACCGCGACGGACGAGGAGGTCACGTACCGCATCCTCGGCGCGGACGAGGCCGACATCAGTCAGGGATCCATCGCCGTCACCGCGCCGATCGCGAAGTCGCTCCTCGGCAAGGAGGTCGGCGACGAGGTGAAGATCCGCACGCCCAACGGCGAGCGCACCTACGAGATCCTCGAAGTCGAGTTCAAGTAG